The following DNA comes from Pseudophryne corroboree isolate aPseCor3 chromosome 8, aPseCor3.hap2, whole genome shotgun sequence.
TCTGTCCGGAAGCATTTCTCTATTTGTAATCTTAGTTACCAAAGGAAGAAACTCATAGCAAGAAGAACAGCCTAATGGACAAGACACCAGTCCAGACTACAGTATTTACATGTAGTACTTCATGACACATCCAATCCTCTTAGTATCCTAAGTGATCAGTTCCCATAAAACAAAGGCAGCCTGAGAACATTTGGCCCCAACACAAACAGGGCTGGAACAGAGTAGCAAAGACCTAGGGGACGGGGCCACCAACTCTAAGAAGTAGAGCAGGATTCACCAGGCAGCTCCACATGCTGCAGGGTGCATGCACAGTGTCCTTTGGGTGCTCCGGGCTCTGCAGCAATGTAACTGGCTGCAGAATGCCCAACCCAGGGCCCTGCTTCCTGGGAGAATGCACTGCTCGCATACCCCGAGTTACAGCCCTGAGAACAATTTAACTGGTTCTGCTACAGCCTCACCATCTGTTTACATTGACTGACTGTGTGATGGTAGCAACTCAAGCAGCTGACCGCTATTACTCCAAAGAATACTAATGTAGATTTTAGCCTTCTGAGCATAACTGCTACTAATGTGCAGTAGAAATGTACACAGCCACAAAGAGAACACATACAAAACTgggcaatatatacatatataaattgtGGTTCTATAACACCACAATGGAGCAATCAAAATACAGGCGATATTACATAAATTCTCTAGTTATTAGATACCAAAGCAACATTATCCCTGGATGGTGGTGATGTCCTCACTATGCAATACAATAATATAGAAAGAGATTGACTTATATTATGGACTCAGGGCCCTATGTTAGGTTCCAGGTTAGTTATTCCTAAACCAACAATGACTGCCATACAATGTAATTAAGTGTCAAAATGGGCATAGGCCTGTCCCTAGACTGGGCATAGGCCTGTCCCTAGACTTGGCATGCTTGTGTTTGGACAGCCACGATGCTTGGTCAGTATTTTTCCAGATAATTCATACATATTGATTTGTATCATGATCATCTCAATAAGCAGCGCTGTGTTATATGATGCCACTTTATACATAAATAAGGACAATAACAGAAAACATAAGAGAAACCATGTTGGTTTTGAAACTTTTACAGGAAATACCTCTTTCTCTTGTCAGAAGTTCTATTGCTTCATGGTTAGGGAATGACTTTGCAATGTTGAGGTCAGGCAAATAGACATTAGCTCCAAAATCAACAAGTAATTTCACAAAGGACGTCCGACACCCATGTTTCAGGCACACATCAAGCACAGTTTTAGCTTGCTTTATCCTTTTTAGAATTCGCCCATCTATACAGTTGTAGTCTGGGTCAGACCCATGGAGGAGCAAAATCCTAAAACACTCCAAATGCCCATAGACAGCAGAGAGGTATAATGGACCTGTAGAGGTTGTAATATTTACAGCCCAGTCTGGTAATTTACACTTGACATTAGGATCTGCGCCATATTCCAATAGTTCCCTTAAGATACTGACATTGCCTTCTCTGGAGGCCGTCAGCACAGGAGTGCTGTTATTGTAGATGCTACCTGAGGGATTAGCCCCAGCCTTGAGTAATTCTCTGACACAGTCAAAATGGCCAGCACTGACTGCAGTGAAGAGAGGCGTTTGGGCTTTCACATCTAGGATGTCCACTTCTGCCCCATTGGCCAAGAGAATCTTTAGACATTCGAAAGATCCCTTGGATGCAGCCAGACGGAGGGGAGTTACTGGAACACCCCAACCACTGTGAGTATTGAGTAGTTTCTTATATTTGTCTTCAGAAAGTAGACCGTTGAGCAACTCTGGGTTATCCATTGCTACTGCCAAATGAAGCTCACGACCGTCTTCAAGCACTTCTTCTTCATCCTCTCTGGGCTTTAGCATGGAAAAGATTTTTGTGATATCCATAACGTTCATCTTTAGACATCTGCAGAAAACCAATTTCATCATGAACTATTGTTAGATGTAAAAGCTGTAAAAATGCAACAAAAAACAGAAAATCAACTTGGATTATCAAAATATTTTTCTCAGTAAAATACAAAATTAGCACAGCTAGAAGTGTTCTATCAAGAATGTGTAATTGGAAAAATAACAGGTCCATTTATATACAGCTTCTATAAAATGTAACAAAATCTGTTTAAGGTAATATATATGGGTATCATATAATgagctatggggtctatttacgaagccttggattgagataaaatGGATGGCCttaaagtgtcagccaatcagctcctagctgccatgtgaaaGGCTGagattgaaaaattacagttaggagctggttggctggtactttatctccatccactttatctcataTGCACATTTGGAGTACCATATGGTGGAACTGTAGATACTACCATCTATGGGAACTGAGAATAGcaagataagaaaaaaaaaaagtgaaaaaaaacctaaaaacaacaaaaaataaatcaaCCAAAATTATAACCAACTTCTCAACAGCAAATTCTAGTTTAAATGGCCCGGCAAAGGGAGAGAAAAAGAAGATGTGGTCCCTGGCGGTCAGATGTCAGTAGGACTATGATCCACATCAATTTGTCCATGTGTTTATAGTTTACACTCCCATGTATCCAACCTCCACAGATCTAATCCCCACCAATATAGGGgctgcgatccaactgcaaaattgACAAAAAAGATAGTGAGCAAGCGGGGATGGCGTCTTAGAAATGGGGGGGCGCTGCGTTGTcgtgatcacggcggctgtgtgatgtcgcacgcagccgccatgatcagaAAGATGGCAGCAGGCCTCCTGCGGGcaccggcaggaggcaaccttaatctCTGCTATCAAGAGAtagcgatcacaatttctgcttgatcgaggGGAGGGAAGCGGCGGTcaccatgctgggcggccttggcctgcaatgggtggcccccagcatgcattcacatggattgaaaattctgctacttagcagaattgcaatccaACCTACTGTAAATCAGGTCTATAATGCAGGACTTCTTTTCCAGGAAGAATACATTTTATGTAACCATTCATTAAAAACTATATAAAATTTTTCAACCTATTTGTGCAGAAAAATTTGGAGTAATACAATCAATTCTATTTAGGTTTCTTAATTATGTTTTCATAAATTTTCTTATTTAGTTTACTTCCCCACTGCATGGTCCACACACTTTCTCACACATTTACTctctcttcactttcacatccttctGAACCCTGGCAAATATTGctatgtgaccatatcatacagtccaccaagaacctttgcagtctggtggacctttatgcaataggtagcacctatccttgtgtacatatgcctatttccctatagattgtatgcttgcaagtaggaccttcctacctctatgtctgtctgttattacccagttttgttttatcactgttatttccaattgtaaagcgcaactgaatattCTGCACTACATAAGAAATAGCTAATAAATAATATGGTTTTAACTTAGACAAGCTTTTGTGTTGGTTCAATCTGCACTATAGctataataaacacacacacacacacatatatatatatatatatatatatatacacacacacacacacacacacacacactatatatagtcACAATGCCAATGTTGGAATCCCAACTAGCAGTGAAATGCAGCTGCTGGAATACCAaagccacaggctattctcccctctgtgggtgtccacgacacccatagagggagaatataacctgtggcaagcgcagcaagccaccatgcccacagcgtggcgagcctgcaatgggctttctagcgctcgccccgctgctggcatactggcggccgggatgccgctgtcagtatactgatggccagcatcccggccaccggcattTCCTACGGAACCTATActcgtgtgtgtgtgatattaattatatatatatatatagagagagagagagagagagagagagagagggagagggagagggagagggggagggggagagggagagggagagggagagggagagggagagagagattatTTATTTTACACATACTGTGGCAGTGAACctggaaaacttttttttttttttacatgaaataTTTGAAAGCTTTCAAATCCGTTTGGAAAGGACTAAAAAGCACAAACCACCAAGGACTGAACGTGTCACAAACTATAGTGAATCAACTTTAACATTgtttgaataaaaaaataaaaaaagttttaagTCTGGATTTGTATTTGTTATAACATTCCCCCTGTCCAGTATGTCTTGTCACCTCCGATAACATTTAGGTTGCATTGTTACAGAGTAATATCAAAGGCAAAATATTCAACTACTAATCAGGTCTGTTCATAAAgcactgaaaagagtggagaagtgagccagtggagaagttgcccatggcaaccaatcagctctgaagtaacatttatctagTGCAGTATGTAAAATttgacatagcagctgattggttgccatggcaacttttccactggctcacttctccacacttgtcactgcttcatgaatatgtcTGAATATCAGAAATATCAGCTACCAGTTTtaaagaatgtacttgataaatgctagctagatgcAGACTGGTTACTACGGACAACTTCAACACTCTTTAGAAGATGTGATAAATTTCTCcacaagccagtggttcccaaactgggtgtcaCGGGGTACATATAGGTTGGTGGTACAGGacaaaatcaaattatttatggtccatataataggcaaaaccagtactagtggctgccagtcataaaatatgtagacaaacagaatcGCAGCCCTGTCCACCGCATATATGAACCTAAGGGTGACGGGTAAGCACTAATTACTACATTTTATATTGTTAGTAGACTTTTGGCATAGTAGTGCTGTTACAAAATACTCACactctagggcgcagtgattcagaagtttggaaaccactgccataaGCAAACCTGGTCAGTTAACATGATTTAAATACAAATTTGACCAATACTATAGAAggcctttttaaatagctttgactTTTAAAATGTGCAGTAGAAAAATTCTGCTTATTTATAAAGTAGCTTGTTATAATATGTCATAGCACTTTAATAATgacctctaataggccctacacacttggcgatattctgaaagatatgaacgatctcgttcataaatgaacgagaactcgttcatatctttcagtgtggagacttaagcgatgaacgatgcgcgtccccgcgctcgttcatcgctggtctcccgtcggctgtgcatgcaggccaatatggacgatctcgtccatatttgcctgcacttcaatgcagccgggtgacggggggagtgaagaaacttcactccccccgtcactgcccccccgccgccgggttgctcgtcggccgtcgggcacctcggcggcgcatcgccgagtgtgtagggccctttagattaagAGTATAGAACAAATAAGGATTATCCTGTTTCCTTAAATTAAGCCACTATTGAAAATTGGACAATACACTGACAGGTTTTAGGTTATCTTGTTAGGAAATCTCCAATTGCTCACACACATCATTTGTCTCTTACCTTTGTGAGTCGTCCAGTATTGTGAGTCAGCACAGTTGTCAGAGCTGGTACACAATCCTGATAATCGGGTGCCAAGCTTCACATCCTTTTCTCTTGGTCTCTGGTACAAATGGGATCCAGCAATTACACAAGTGTCGGACTGTAACTGGGCGTGATTAAAACAAACTTTTAACAAATGGATAAGGAGCGAGTGGCAGCTAATAATAGCACTGGAGTCCTCTGCTTGCCATGTCCATTCTTGGATTGTTGGGATGGTAAATATAGAGATGCCTGGCAGGTGCTCTTGTCCCTTGCGGCCTA
Coding sequences within:
- the LOC134948926 gene encoding ankyrin repeat and SOCS box protein 12-like isoform X2 encodes the protein MNVMDITKIFSMLKPREDEEEVLEDGRELHLAVAMDNPELLNGLLSEDKYKKLLNTHSGWGVPVTPLRLAASKGSFECLKILLANGAEVDILDVKAQTPLFTAVSAGHFDCVRELLKAGANPSGSIYNNSTPVLTASREGNVSILRELLEYGADPNVKCKLPDWAVNITTSTGPLYLSAVYGHLECFRILLLHGSDPDYNCIDGRILKRIKQAKTVLDVCLKHGCRTSFVKLLVDFGANVYLPDLNIAKSFPNHEAIELLTRERVFPKSLLSQCRLNILKLVRQAGKMHLLDQLEIPHTMVRYLIHQA
- the LOC134948926 gene encoding ankyrin repeat and SOCS box protein 12-like isoform X1; translated protein: MMKLVFCRCLKMNVMDITKIFSMLKPREDEEEVLEDGRELHLAVAMDNPELLNGLLSEDKYKKLLNTHSGWGVPVTPLRLAASKGSFECLKILLANGAEVDILDVKAQTPLFTAVSAGHFDCVRELLKAGANPSGSIYNNSTPVLTASREGNVSILRELLEYGADPNVKCKLPDWAVNITTSTGPLYLSAVYGHLECFRILLLHGSDPDYNCIDGRILKRIKQAKTVLDVCLKHGCRTSFVKLLVDFGANVYLPDLNIAKSFPNHEAIELLTRERVFPKSLLSQCRLNILKLVRQAGKMHLLDQLEIPHTMVRYLIHQA